A part of Tessaracoccus timonensis genomic DNA contains:
- a CDS encoding carboxyl transferase domain-containing protein yields the protein MFQRIAIVNRGEAAMRLIHAVRDLNAEGIVDPITTIALHTDGERSAMFVREADEAYSLGAAANRPYLNHDLLAEVLVEAKADAVWPGWGFVAEDAAFAERMRELGITFIGPSPEAMRKLGDKIGSKLLAEEVGVPVAPWSGGGVDTLDDALAAAEHIGYPLMLKATAGGGGRGIRRVNSAAELEDAYQRTRDEAERAFGSGTVFLERLVTDARHVEVQLIADSHGNAWALGVRDCSIQRRNQKVLEESASPLLSQEQSDELKAAAERLALAVGYEGAGTVEFLYQPDERTFAFLEVNTRLQVEHSVTELTNDFDFVSAQLRVAAGEALDERPSEFGHAIEARLNAEDPDRDFAPAPGRIAHLSFPVGPGIRVDTGVAQGDEIPADFDSMIAKIIAYGRTRDEALARLRRALSDTTVVIEGGASNKSFLLALLDRPEVTGHNAGRWADTAWIDRTRDAGGLVACQHAEIALVAAAIEACEEQERTEIAHLLESARGGRPLTAHKPVTQCELKLRGTAYKLTCARIGEHTFRVGMHDRHVRVQLDRLDDARARIAVEGQRHKLVVATHGPVHFVEVDGVAHRISRDEGGVLRAPAPALVVATPVAAGDEVQPGQPLVVLESMKMETVIPATFPARVKEVVVSAGTQVDGLAPLIKLEPLGEAGEEQANDDTLVALPAQRVLSPTQQWHQALDDLRAAVLGYDTDADALARYLAARDAVGAETPAGDILRAECALFDAFASLAVLGRNRPADEHINQELRIHSDREYLHTFLTTFDVERASLPDTFVERLTAALAHYGVDTLTHTPALERAIFRVFLTQQRGAQLVKVIVGILERWLQESAPDGALAQQAREQLERIKLATQLRHATLGDLARSVRFRWFDQPLVDAERAPIWQEMLDDVAALAANPDAPDYAEGIAKLVAVPEKNDVTLAARLAAGVAGPEPMLEVLARKHYASAGLRDVRSFFAGTRPVVTGTYELHAEPTHLISTVGALTELQEQGALAQLISEHDAGGDTVVEVYASHSAEVSHDESSEPLRHAIAAWLPRRVRRIVVGVCTPRGAITYVTLRWAGDALVEDEIIRGHHPMVARRLDLWRLQQFHIERVPAPDDVLLVDAVARGNASDRRLIAMAQVRQFALVRDEAGQLVGVPHVERAIERCLDAIRRQRASMPKAGHLDMNHVWVHIWPTCELDPREADQLKSKITPLTDSAGIEEVVVQGTFSFDDDTRPLALRFHQRPSGEVITDVQAPPTSELEPVDEYQGKVLRAKRRGLVYPYELADTLASGGTLVELDLEGDELVEVERPYGQNRAGIICAKVSTPTALHPEGITRIVLAGDPTKGLGAVAEPECRRIIAALNLADELGVPVEWFALSSGALISIRSGTENMDWVAAALKRIVEFTQAGGEINIVVAGITVGAQPYWAAEATMLMHTKGILVMTPDSAMVLTGKQSLDYSGGVSAEDNFGIGGYDRVMGPNGQAQYWAPDLRGAFQVLLQHYDATYVAAGESGPRRASSDDPIDRDVSSFPHELEGSEFQTVGQIFSDELNAERKKPFDIRSVMRAVVDQDGPCVERWANMAEADTAVVMDARMGGYSVALLGIESKPVPRAGFHPTDGPTVYTSGTLFPQSSKKAARAINAASGNRPLVVLANLSGFDGSPESMRNLQLEYGAEIGRAVVNFDGPIVFVVISRYHGGAFVVFSKQLNPNMTVLALEGSRASVLGGAPAAAVVFARDVAARTAADPRVAELEAKLADASPTKRPALAAALDDLRSGVRAEKIGEIAAEFDGIHSIQRAVEVGSVDRIISVADLRPAIVEVLAAGCS from the coding sequence TTGTTCCAACGAATCGCCATTGTGAACCGCGGCGAGGCCGCCATGCGCCTTATCCACGCCGTTCGCGACCTCAACGCCGAGGGCATCGTCGATCCCATCACCACCATCGCCCTCCACACCGACGGTGAACGCTCGGCGATGTTCGTGCGCGAGGCCGACGAGGCCTACTCGCTCGGCGCGGCGGCTAACCGTCCGTACCTCAACCACGACCTCCTCGCGGAGGTGCTCGTCGAGGCGAAGGCGGACGCGGTCTGGCCGGGGTGGGGGTTCGTCGCGGAGGATGCGGCATTCGCGGAACGCATGCGCGAGCTCGGCATCACCTTCATCGGCCCGTCCCCTGAAGCCATGCGCAAGCTGGGCGACAAGATCGGCTCCAAACTCCTCGCCGAAGAGGTGGGCGTGCCAGTGGCGCCGTGGTCGGGCGGCGGCGTCGACACCCTCGACGACGCCCTCGCCGCCGCGGAACACATCGGCTATCCACTCATGCTCAAGGCCACGGCTGGCGGCGGCGGGCGCGGAATCCGTCGCGTCAACTCCGCTGCGGAGCTCGAGGACGCCTACCAGCGCACCCGCGACGAGGCGGAGCGCGCGTTCGGTTCCGGCACTGTGTTCCTCGAGCGCCTCGTTACCGACGCGCGTCACGTCGAGGTGCAGCTCATCGCCGACTCCCACGGCAACGCCTGGGCGCTCGGCGTGCGCGACTGCTCGATCCAGCGCCGCAACCAGAAGGTGCTTGAGGAGTCCGCGTCGCCGCTGCTCAGCCAGGAACAGTCCGACGAGCTCAAGGCCGCCGCGGAACGCCTGGCGCTCGCCGTCGGCTACGAGGGGGCGGGCACCGTCGAGTTCCTGTACCAGCCCGACGAGCGCACGTTCGCGTTCCTCGAAGTCAACACCAGGCTGCAGGTGGAGCACTCCGTCACTGAACTCACCAACGACTTCGACTTCGTCAGCGCCCAGCTGCGCGTCGCCGCCGGCGAGGCGCTCGACGAGCGCCCGAGCGAGTTCGGTCACGCCATCGAGGCGCGGCTGAACGCCGAAGACCCCGACCGCGATTTCGCCCCCGCTCCCGGCCGGATCGCGCACCTCTCGTTCCCCGTCGGGCCCGGCATCCGCGTCGACACCGGCGTGGCCCAGGGCGACGAGATCCCCGCCGACTTCGACTCCATGATCGCCAAGATCATCGCCTACGGTCGCACCCGCGACGAGGCCCTCGCCCGCCTGCGACGCGCGCTCAGCGACACCACCGTCGTGATCGAAGGTGGCGCCAGCAATAAGTCGTTCTTGCTCGCGCTGCTGGATCGCCCCGAAGTCACCGGCCACAACGCTGGTCGCTGGGCCGACACCGCGTGGATCGACCGTACCCGCGACGCGGGCGGCCTCGTCGCCTGCCAACACGCCGAGATTGCACTCGTCGCCGCCGCCATCGAGGCTTGCGAGGAGCAGGAACGCACCGAGATCGCGCACCTGCTCGAGAGTGCCCGCGGCGGCCGTCCCCTCACCGCGCACAAGCCGGTCACGCAGTGCGAGCTGAAGCTGCGCGGCACCGCGTACAAGCTCACCTGCGCCCGCATCGGCGAGCACACGTTCCGCGTCGGCATGCACGACCGCCACGTGCGCGTGCAGCTCGATCGCCTCGACGACGCCCGCGCGCGCATCGCGGTCGAGGGTCAGCGACACAAGCTGGTCGTGGCCACGCACGGGCCGGTGCATTTCGTCGAGGTCGACGGTGTGGCGCACCGGATTTCGCGCGACGAGGGCGGCGTGCTGCGCGCTCCCGCGCCGGCGCTCGTCGTGGCGACGCCGGTGGCGGCGGGCGACGAGGTGCAGCCCGGCCAGCCCCTCGTCGTGCTGGAGTCGATGAAGATGGAGACGGTGATCCCGGCCACGTTCCCCGCGCGGGTGAAGGAGGTCGTGGTGAGCGCCGGCACGCAGGTGGACGGCCTCGCCCCGCTCATCAAGCTCGAACCACTGGGCGAGGCGGGGGAGGAGCAGGCCAACGACGACACCCTCGTCGCTCTGCCTGCCCAGCGCGTGCTGTCTCCAACCCAACAATGGCACCAGGCCCTCGATGATCTCCGTGCGGCCGTGCTCGGCTACGACACCGACGCTGACGCGCTCGCCCGCTACCTGGCCGCCCGCGACGCCGTCGGCGCCGAAACCCCCGCCGGCGACATCCTGCGCGCTGAGTGCGCCCTGTTCGACGCGTTCGCCAGCCTCGCCGTGCTCGGCCGCAACCGTCCGGCCGACGAGCACATCAACCAGGAGCTGCGCATCCACTCGGACCGCGAGTACCTCCACACCTTCCTCACCACTTTCGACGTCGAACGCGCCAGCCTGCCGGACACCTTCGTCGAGCGCCTCACCGCCGCCCTCGCGCACTACGGCGTCGACACCCTCACCCACACCCCGGCCCTCGAGCGCGCGATCTTCCGCGTCTTCCTCACGCAGCAGCGAGGCGCGCAGCTGGTGAAGGTCATCGTCGGCATCCTGGAACGTTGGCTCCAAGAGTCAGCCCCCGACGGCGCCCTCGCCCAGCAGGCCCGCGAGCAGCTGGAGCGCATCAAGCTCGCTACACAGCTGCGCCACGCGACGCTCGGCGACCTCGCCCGCTCGGTGCGGTTCCGCTGGTTCGACCAGCCGCTCGTCGACGCCGAGCGCGCCCCCATCTGGCAAGAGATGCTCGACGACGTGGCCGCCCTGGCAGCGAACCCGGATGCCCCCGACTACGCCGAGGGCATCGCGAAACTCGTCGCCGTCCCGGAGAAGAACGACGTGACCCTCGCAGCCCGGCTCGCCGCCGGCGTCGCCGGCCCGGAGCCGATGCTCGAGGTGCTTGCCCGCAAGCACTACGCCAGTGCGGGTCTGCGCGACGTCCGCTCGTTCTTCGCGGGCACGCGTCCCGTCGTGACGGGCACCTACGAGCTGCACGCCGAACCCACGCACTTGATCTCGACGGTGGGCGCGCTCACTGAGCTTCAGGAGCAGGGCGCGCTCGCCCAGCTCATCAGCGAGCACGACGCCGGCGGCGACACTGTCGTCGAGGTGTACGCGTCGCACAGCGCGGAGGTGAGCCACGACGAGTCGAGCGAGCCGCTGCGTCATGCGATCGCGGCGTGGCTGCCTCGTCGGGTGCGCCGCATCGTGGTGGGCGTGTGTACGCCGCGAGGTGCGATCACGTATGTGACGCTGCGCTGGGCCGGCGACGCGCTGGTGGAGGACGAGATCATCCGGGGACATCACCCGATGGTGGCGCGCCGCCTCGACCTGTGGCGCCTGCAGCAGTTCCACATCGAGCGTGTGCCGGCACCCGACGACGTGCTGCTCGTCGATGCGGTGGCACGTGGCAACGCGTCGGACCGGCGACTCATCGCCATGGCGCAGGTGCGGCAGTTCGCGCTGGTGCGCGACGAGGCCGGCCAGCTCGTCGGGGTTCCGCACGTGGAGCGCGCCATCGAGCGCTGCCTGGATGCGATCCGGCGCCAGCGCGCGTCGATGCCGAAGGCGGGGCACCTCGACATGAACCACGTCTGGGTACACATCTGGCCCACCTGCGAGCTCGACCCGCGCGAGGCCGACCAGCTGAAGTCGAAGATCACCCCGCTGACGGATTCGGCGGGCATCGAGGAGGTCGTCGTTCAAGGCACCTTCTCTTTCGACGACGACACCCGCCCGCTTGCGCTGCGGTTCCACCAGCGTCCTTCGGGCGAGGTCATCACCGACGTCCAGGCCCCGCCGACGAGCGAGCTGGAGCCAGTCGACGAGTACCAGGGCAAGGTGCTGCGCGCGAAGCGTCGGGGGCTGGTGTACCCGTACGAGCTGGCCGACACACTCGCGAGCGGCGGGACGCTCGTCGAGCTGGATCTCGAGGGCGACGAACTCGTCGAGGTGGAGCGTCCGTATGGGCAGAACCGGGCGGGCATTATTTGCGCGAAGGTCAGCACCCCGACGGCGCTGCACCCCGAGGGCATCACCCGCATTGTGTTGGCGGGTGACCCGACGAAGGGGCTCGGCGCTGTGGCGGAGCCGGAGTGCCGGCGCATCATCGCGGCGCTGAATCTCGCTGACGAGCTCGGCGTTCCGGTTGAGTGGTTCGCGCTCAGCTCGGGTGCGCTCATCTCGATACGGTCGGGCACGGAGAACATGGACTGGGTGGCGGCGGCGCTGAAGCGCATCGTCGAGTTCACGCAGGCCGGCGGGGAGATCAACATTGTGGTGGCGGGCATCACCGTCGGGGCGCAGCCGTACTGGGCTGCGGAGGCGACGATGCTCATGCACACCAAGGGCATCCTGGTGATGACGCCGGATTCGGCCATGGTACTCACGGGCAAGCAGTCGCTCGACTACTCCGGCGGCGTCTCCGCCGAGGACAACTTCGGCATCGGCGGCTACGACAGGGTGATGGGCCCGAACGGGCAGGCGCAGTATTGGGCGCCGGATCTGCGCGGCGCGTTCCAGGTGCTGCTCCAGCACTACGACGCGACGTACGTGGCTGCGGGAGAGTCCGGACCGCGGCGGGCGTCGTCGGATGATCCGATTGATCGCGACGTGTCGAGCTTCCCGCACGAGCTCGAAGGCTCGGAGTTCCAGACGGTGGGGCAGATCTTCTCCGACGAGCTGAATGCCGAGCGCAAGAAGCCGTTCGATATTCGCAGCGTGATGCGTGCGGTGGTGGATCAGGACGGGCCGTGCGTGGAGCGCTGGGCGAACATGGCCGAGGCGGACACGGCGGTGGTGATGGATGCGCGCATGGGCGGGTACTCCGTCGCGCTGTTGGGCATCGAATCGAAGCCCGTGCCCAGGGCCGGGTTCCATCCGACGGATGGGCCGACGGTGTACACCTCGGGCACGTTGTTTCCGCAGTCGAGCAAGAAGGCCGCGCGGGCGATCAACGCGGCGTCGGGGAACCGTCCACTGGTGGTGCTGGCGAATCTCTCGGGCTTCGACGGGTCGCCTGAGTCGATGCGCAACCTGCAGCTCGAGTATGGCGCGGAGATTGGCCGCGCGGTGGTGAACTTCGACGGGCCGATCGTGTTCGTCGTGATCTCCCGCTACCACGGCGGGGCGTTCGTCGTGTTCTCGAAGCAGCTCAACCCGAACATGACGGTGCTCGCGCTCGAGGGGTCGCGCGCG